The Hevea brasiliensis isolate MT/VB/25A 57/8 chromosome 1, ASM3005281v1, whole genome shotgun sequence genome has a window encoding:
- the LOC110669172 gene encoding 40S ribosomal protein S14-3: MSKKKTREPKEENVTLGPAVREGEHVFGVAHIFASFNDTFIHVTDLSGRETLVRITGGMKVKADRDESSPYAAMLAAQDVSQRCKELGITALHIKLRATGGNKTKTPGPGAQSALRALARSGMKIGRIEDVTPIPTDSTRRKGGRRGRRL; the protein is encoded by the exons ATG TCGAAGAAGAAGACAAGAGAGCCGAAGGAAGAGAATGTCACCCTTGGTCCTGCTGTAAGAGAAGGAGAACATGTTTTTGGGGTTGCACATATCTTTGCTTCTTTTAATGATACATTCATT CATGTCACTGATTTGTCTGGGAGAGAAACCCTGGTTCGCATCACAG GTGGGATGAAGGTTAAAGCTGACAGGGATGAATCTTCACCATATGCTGCTATGCTTGCAGCGCAAGATGTTTCTCAGAGATGCAAG GAACTTGGCATTACTGCTCTTCATATCAAGCTCCGTGCAACTGGAGGCAACAAGACCAAGACACCTGGTCCTGGTGCCCAGTCTGCCCTAAGGGCACTTGCTCGCTCTGGAATGAAAATTGGTCGCATAG AGGACGTGACACCAATTCCAACGGACAGCACCCGTAGAAAGGGTGGTAGAAGGGGAAGAAGGCTGTAA